The following coding sequences are from one Arthrobacter crystallopoietes window:
- a CDS encoding replication-associated recombination protein A — protein MSDLFSAGSDTEDDRDEEAGPGGSSGRGAGSIERPRSPLAVRMRPRTVDEVVGQQHLLQPGSPLRLLAAGGQATGPAGPSSLMLWGPPGTGKTTLAHVIARGPGRKFVELSAITAGVKDVRRVMDEALTARDLHRTTTVLFLDEIHRFNKAQQDALLPGVENRWVVLVAATTENPSFSVVSPLLSRSLLLTLKPLTTEDIEGLLQRAVTDERGLAGRVEVTDEALEHLVRLAAGDARRGLTALEAAAGVAWGEAENPGEEGPVRVELSHAERAMDRAALRYDRAGDQHYDIASAFIKSMRGSDVDAALHYMARMLEAGEDPRFVARRIVISASEDVGMADPSALQTAVAAAQAVQLIGMPEARLVLAQAVVHIATAPKSNAAHDAINAAVADVRAGRGQGVPAHLRDAHYRGAQQLGHGKGYIYSHDAPHGIAKQQYPPDDLVGRNYYEPTGNGVEREISARLERLRKIIRGE, from the coding sequence GTGAGTGATTTGTTCAGTGCCGGCAGCGACACGGAAGACGATCGGGACGAAGAAGCCGGTCCCGGCGGCAGTTCCGGACGGGGTGCCGGCAGCATCGAGCGGCCCCGCAGCCCGCTTGCGGTGCGGATGCGTCCCCGGACCGTGGACGAGGTGGTGGGCCAGCAACATCTGCTCCAGCCGGGCTCGCCGCTGCGGCTGCTGGCCGCCGGCGGACAGGCAACCGGCCCTGCGGGCCCTTCGTCGCTGATGCTCTGGGGGCCTCCGGGTACCGGCAAGACCACGCTGGCGCATGTCATTGCCAGGGGGCCCGGCCGGAAATTCGTCGAACTTTCCGCCATCACCGCCGGTGTCAAGGATGTGCGCCGGGTGATGGATGAGGCGCTGACGGCCCGGGACCTGCACCGGACCACCACCGTGCTGTTCCTGGACGAGATCCACCGCTTCAACAAGGCCCAGCAGGACGCGCTGCTGCCCGGGGTCGAGAACCGCTGGGTGGTGCTGGTTGCCGCCACCACTGAAAATCCGTCCTTCTCCGTTGTCTCGCCGCTGCTGTCCCGGTCGCTGCTGCTGACGCTCAAGCCGCTGACCACCGAGGACATCGAGGGGTTGCTCCAGCGGGCCGTAACGGACGAGCGCGGCCTGGCAGGCCGGGTAGAGGTCACCGATGAGGCGCTGGAACACCTGGTCAGGCTGGCCGCCGGAGACGCGCGCCGCGGCCTGACGGCACTGGAGGCGGCTGCCGGCGTGGCCTGGGGCGAGGCGGAAAACCCCGGCGAGGAAGGCCCCGTCCGCGTGGAACTCTCGCACGCGGAGCGGGCCATGGACCGCGCTGCGCTGCGCTATGACCGTGCCGGCGACCAGCACTATGACATTGCCAGCGCCTTCATCAAGTCGATGCGCGGCTCAGATGTGGACGCCGCGCTGCACTACATGGCGCGCATGCTTGAGGCGGGGGAGGACCCGCGGTTTGTCGCCCGCCGGATCGTGATCTCCGCCTCCGAGGACGTGGGGATGGCGGATCCGTCGGCGCTGCAGACTGCAGTGGCGGCCGCGCAGGCGGTGCAGCTGATCGGCATGCCCGAAGCCCGGCTGGTGCTGGCACAGGCCGTGGTCCACATCGCCACCGCGCCGAAATCCAACGCCGCGCACGATGCGATCAACGCCGCCGTCGCCGATGTCCGCGCCGGCCGCGGGCAGGGCGTTCCGGCCCACCTACGGGACGCGCACTACCGCGGCGCGCAGCAGTTGGGCCACGGCAAGGGCTACATCTATTCACACGATGCCCCGCACGGCATTGCCAAGCAGCAGTATCCGCCGGACGATCTGGTCGGCCGGAATTACTACGAGCCCACCGGCAACGGCGTCGAACGTGAGATTTCGGCACGGTTGGAACGGCTGCGCAAAATCATCCGCGGCGAATAA
- a CDS encoding acVLRF1 family peptidyl-tRNA hydrolase, with amino-acid sequence MARTKTIYLPPGRLRAWADRFAAEHGDPLCEVNSPKPGSGVVLSCPDGFAVRLRLPWEQLTPALAVDAWPEQLAAAAASIGTCGLILLRRGGYSVGTSVQGQLTWSKSGTRYVQSRTAAGGWSQQRYARRRSNQADALVLTAAEYAAGHLPAAKPSCLATGGDKDMLRQLLADARLAGLAALPAAHLELNADPRQRQLAEVARELAGIKAVITWPTPGHNSETAG; translated from the coding sequence ATGGCACGGACCAAGACCATCTACCTGCCGCCCGGCCGCCTCCGGGCCTGGGCGGACAGATTTGCCGCGGAACACGGCGACCCGCTCTGTGAGGTCAACAGTCCCAAGCCGGGTTCCGGCGTCGTTCTTTCGTGTCCTGACGGCTTTGCTGTCCGGCTCCGCCTGCCGTGGGAGCAGCTGACCCCGGCGCTGGCCGTGGACGCGTGGCCCGAGCAACTTGCCGCCGCTGCGGCGAGTATCGGAACCTGCGGGCTGATCCTGCTGCGGCGCGGCGGCTACAGCGTCGGCACGTCCGTGCAGGGTCAGCTGACCTGGTCCAAATCCGGCACCCGGTACGTACAATCGCGCACTGCCGCCGGAGGCTGGTCGCAGCAGCGTTACGCGCGCAGGCGCTCCAATCAGGCAGACGCGCTGGTGCTGACCGCGGCCGAGTACGCGGCCGGCCACTTGCCCGCAGCGAAACCGTCGTGCCTGGCCACCGGGGGCGACAAGGACATGCTCCGCCAACTGCTGGCCGATGCCCGGCTGGCCGGTCTCGCGGCGCTGCCAGCGGCGCATCTCGAACTGAATGCCGACCCGCGGCAGCGGCAGCTCGCCGAGGTCGCACGGGAGTTGGCGGGCATCAAGGCCGTGATCACGTGGCCGACTCCGGGCCACAACAGCGAAACAGCCGGTTAA
- the aspS gene encoding aspartate--tRNA ligase encodes MLRTHDLGSLRAEHIGQTVTLAGWVARRRDHGGVAFLDLRDASGIAQVVVREEDVFHALRNEYVLQIKGTVEKRPEGNENPALATGEIEVIADSVVVLSTSDPLPFQIDEHVEVGEEARLKHRYLDLRRPGPAAAMRLRSEANRVARELLHQDGFVEIETPTLTRSTPEGARDFLVPARLDPGSWYALPQSPQLFKQLLQVGGFEKYYQIARCYRDEDFRADRQPEFTQLDIEASFVEQDDIIALGESIVKALWQLIDVEIPTPIRRMTYADAMAKYGSDKPDLRFGLELTELTEFFKDTTFRVFQAPYVGAVVMPGGASQARRTLDAWQEWAKQRGAKGLAYVLIQEDGTLSGPVAKNLTDTERAGLADAVGAKPGDCVFFAAGDKSSARALLGAARVEIGHRTGLINDGDWAFVWIVDAPLFEPAAAAVESGDVAVGAGAWTAVHHAFTSPKPEFMDTFDEDPANALSYAYDIVCNGNELGGGSIRIHQRDVQERVLAVMGIDQEQAQSKFGFLLEGFKYGAPPHGGIAFGWDRVVQLLTGSDSIRDVIAFPKTGGGHDPLTDAPAPITPQQRKEAGIDFKPKPKDASKDGQKDGQKEAAKQSEKDSVQS; translated from the coding sequence GTGCTGCGCACACATGACCTCGGCTCGCTGAGGGCTGAGCACATTGGACAGACCGTAACCCTCGCCGGCTGGGTGGCCCGCCGGCGTGATCACGGCGGCGTGGCATTCCTGGATCTGCGTGATGCCTCCGGCATTGCCCAGGTTGTGGTGCGCGAAGAGGACGTCTTCCACGCCCTGCGCAACGAATACGTGCTGCAGATCAAGGGCACGGTCGAGAAGCGGCCCGAGGGTAACGAAAACCCGGCCCTTGCTACCGGTGAGATCGAAGTCATAGCCGATTCCGTCGTCGTACTCAGTACTTCGGATCCGCTGCCGTTCCAGATCGACGAGCACGTCGAGGTCGGCGAGGAAGCACGCCTGAAGCACCGTTACCTGGACCTGCGCCGTCCCGGCCCCGCCGCCGCCATGCGGCTGCGCTCGGAGGCCAACCGGGTGGCGCGCGAGCTGCTGCACCAGGACGGTTTCGTGGAGATCGAGACCCCGACGCTGACCCGTTCCACCCCGGAAGGCGCCCGTGACTTCCTGGTGCCGGCGCGCCTGGATCCGGGCTCCTGGTACGCCCTGCCGCAGTCGCCGCAGTTGTTCAAGCAGCTGCTGCAGGTGGGCGGGTTCGAAAAGTACTACCAGATTGCCCGCTGCTACCGGGACGAAGACTTCCGCGCCGACCGCCAGCCGGAATTCACCCAGCTGGACATCGAGGCCAGCTTCGTCGAGCAGGATGACATCATCGCGCTGGGCGAGAGCATCGTGAAGGCGCTGTGGCAGCTGATCGACGTCGAGATTCCCACCCCGATCCGCCGCATGACCTACGCCGACGCGATGGCGAAATACGGTTCCGACAAGCCTGACCTGCGGTTCGGCCTGGAGCTGACCGAGCTGACGGAGTTCTTCAAGGACACCACGTTCCGCGTGTTCCAGGCCCCGTACGTCGGCGCCGTGGTCATGCCCGGCGGCGCCTCCCAGGCGCGCCGGACGCTGGACGCGTGGCAGGAATGGGCCAAGCAGCGAGGCGCCAAGGGTCTGGCCTACGTCCTGATCCAGGAAGACGGCACGCTGAGCGGTCCGGTGGCCAAGAACCTCACCGACACCGAACGCGCCGGCCTCGCGGATGCCGTGGGTGCCAAGCCCGGCGACTGTGTCTTCTTCGCCGCTGGCGACAAGTCCTCGGCGCGTGCGCTGCTGGGTGCAGCCCGCGTGGAGATCGGCCACCGCACCGGATTGATTAACGACGGCGACTGGGCCTTCGTGTGGATCGTGGACGCGCCGCTGTTCGAACCCGCCGCCGCAGCAGTCGAATCGGGCGACGTGGCCGTCGGCGCCGGTGCCTGGACCGCGGTGCACCACGCCTTCACCTCGCCGAAGCCCGAGTTCATGGACACGTTCGATGAGGACCCGGCAAACGCCTTGTCCTACGCCTACGACATTGTCTGCAACGGCAACGAACTCGGCGGCGGTTCCATCCGTATCCACCAGCGGGACGTGCAGGAGCGCGTCCTGGCCGTGATGGGGATCGATCAGGAGCAGGCCCAGAGCAAGTTCGGCTTCCTGCTTGAGGGCTTCAAGTACGGCGCGCCCCCGCACGGCGGCATCGCCTTCGGCTGGGACCGGGTTGTCCAGCTGCTCACCGGCTCGGATTCCATCCGCGACGTCATCGCCTTCCCGAAGACCGGCGGCGGCCACGACCCGTTGACCGATGCGCCCGCGCCGATCACCCCGCAGCAGCGCAAGGAAGCCGGCATCGACTTCAAGCCCAAGCCGAAGGACGCCTCCAAGGACGGCCAGAAGGACGGGCAGAAGGAAGCTGCCAAGCAGTCTGAAAAGGACAGCGTCCAAAGCTGA
- a CDS encoding APC family permease — MSSESALERRLGGVDATTVGIGSMVGAGVFVVFSPAAAIAGNWLPLALAIAGVVAYCNAMASAQLAVVHPTSGGTYIYGRRQLGEWPGFLAGWGFITGKVASCAAMALAFGLYAAPEFATAAAVAAVVLLTGVNLLGITRTAWATRWIVSIVVAILVFVIVVAFDAEPIGQNMPVDGASPYGILQAAGLFFFAFAGYARIATMGEEIRDPKKLIPRAILAALVITLALYAVLGLALLDFMGAGLLAATPAPLLAVGEAVGGGVGTTAVTIAATLACLGALLALIAGVSRTMFAMAREGDLPRAFASVWERFKVPYLADLAVAVVVIFLLLTQDVLAVVGFSSFGVLIYYAVTNAAALTLTERPWQAPKALNWLGLAGCLVLAFTLPLSSVLTMTAVLAVGLLGRAVLKPGRRRRPHA, encoded by the coding sequence TTGAGCAGCGAATCAGCCCTCGAACGCAGGCTGGGCGGTGTTGACGCCACAACGGTGGGCATCGGTTCCATGGTGGGCGCTGGGGTGTTTGTGGTCTTCTCCCCCGCGGCCGCGATAGCCGGCAACTGGCTGCCGCTCGCGCTGGCGATCGCCGGTGTTGTTGCTTACTGCAACGCGATGGCCTCGGCCCAGCTGGCCGTGGTCCATCCCACCAGCGGAGGAACCTACATCTACGGGCGCCGCCAGCTCGGCGAATGGCCGGGTTTCCTCGCCGGCTGGGGCTTCATCACCGGGAAGGTAGCCTCCTGTGCCGCCATGGCGCTGGCCTTCGGCCTTTACGCCGCCCCGGAATTTGCGACGGCGGCCGCGGTAGCCGCCGTCGTACTGCTCACCGGCGTGAACCTGCTGGGGATCACCCGCACGGCCTGGGCCACGCGCTGGATCGTGTCCATTGTGGTGGCCATTCTGGTCTTTGTGATCGTGGTGGCCTTCGACGCCGAGCCCATCGGCCAGAACATGCCGGTTGACGGTGCTTCGCCGTACGGGATCCTGCAGGCCGCGGGACTGTTTTTCTTTGCCTTCGCCGGTTATGCGCGCATTGCCACCATGGGCGAGGAGATCCGCGACCCGAAGAAGCTGATCCCGCGCGCCATCCTCGCGGCCCTGGTGATCACGCTGGCCCTCTACGCGGTGCTGGGCCTGGCGCTGCTGGACTTCATGGGTGCGGGCTTGCTGGCCGCCACACCCGCCCCGTTGCTGGCGGTAGGCGAAGCAGTCGGCGGCGGCGTGGGCACCACCGCCGTAACGATTGCGGCAACGCTGGCCTGTCTGGGCGCACTGCTCGCGCTGATTGCCGGCGTCAGCCGCACCATGTTCGCCATGGCCAGGGAGGGGGATCTGCCGCGCGCCTTTGCCTCGGTCTGGGAGCGCTTCAAGGTTCCCTACCTCGCTGATTTGGCCGTCGCCGTCGTCGTTATTTTCCTGCTGCTCACCCAGGATGTCCTGGCCGTGGTGGGCTTCTCCAGCTTCGGCGTGCTGATCTATTACGCGGTCACAAACGCGGCAGCACTGACCCTCACGGAGCGGCCGTGGCAGGCGCCCAAGGCCCTGAACTGGCTGGGACTGGCCGGCTGCCTGGTCCTGGCGTTCACCCTGCCGCTGTCCTCGGTGCTGACCATGACGGCGGTGCTGGCTGTGGGGCTGCTGGGCCGCGCCGTGCTCAAACCCGGCAGGCGGCGCAGGCCCCACGCCTAG